The Deltaproteobacteria bacterium genomic interval TGTCTTTTGACCCTTTTGAAGCTAGGATTCAAGCCGCCTCCGATGAAAAAAACCATCCTCAAAAAAGTGGTAGTAGTCGACAGTTCACTGCTCGCCAAGAATATGTACGGGACCCTTTTTTCTGCACTCCCGGCCTGTGAATTGGATTATTGGGAAAACGCCCAGCCTTTGTCAGAGAAGAAAAAACAGGACCTCCTCATTGTGAACAGTAATACGATACCCCAAGGGACAGTGGTCAGCTTCCCCCCTTCCGTACCGGTGATCCTGCTTGTCTCCAGAGATCGTTTTGACCTCAAGGAACAATACGGGGGGAGCCTTCAAGTCAGTCTGATCGAAAAACCTTTCTACCCCTACGATCTTCTTTCAGAAGTGAACCGTCTCCTGGGTGATTCACCCAAGGGTGCTTCACCCTTAAAAAGGAAACCCTATGAGCGGGGCTGAAAAACGGCTTTATCCCCGGCGGCGTCTCCGGACCCGTATTGTCTTCGAAGATGAGTGGGGAGAAGGATTCGTCTACTTCTATTCCACCGATATCTCTTTGGGCGGGATTTTCCTGGAATCGGAGATCCCTCTGAAACAGGGGACCAAGGTCTTTCTCTCGTTCAGCCTGAACGAGGGGGAGAGCGCCATTAAGGCAACGGCTGAAGTGGTTCGCCTCGAAAAAGAAACGGCCGCCTCACTGGTCATTTTGGGGATGGGGGTCCGGTTTCTGGACCTTTCGGATGAAGCGAAAGAGGCGATCAATCACTACCTTGCCGATTCTTCCGAGAAGAGATAACCAGCCATCGCCCCCAACCCCTTCAGGTCATGGATGTCTGCGGTGAATTGCGGGACCTGAAGGCAAAAATTGTTTTTCCCCGGAACCTCTTCCAAGAGTGAAAGATTTTCGTGGTCCCGTTCCGCCAAGAGTTCCATCTCCTCCAGATTTTGAAGGAGAGGCTCTCTCAAACGGTCCGGAATTTCTTTTTCAGGAACTGATCCATGAACCCCCAAAAAGGAGGTATGAACCCGGTTTACGATAAACCCGCAAAAAGGGAGTTTGAAACGACGGATCTCCTTGAAAAAGTAAAGGGCATCCTGGATCGGGATTGTTTCAGGGCTGGTCACCAGCAGAAAACCGACTGACTTGTCTCTCAAAAGATCATAAACGGCGGAAGCCCGGTTTTGAAAACCGCCGAGAAGCCCCGCGATGGAAACAAGCATCTCCGACAATTCATGGAGAAAACTGAAACCGGCCAGCTTGTCAAAGACCGACAAGATTTTTTCTCCCCCCCGGCGGAGAAGCTTAAATCCCCCTCCTGCCATGAAGAGAGACGGTTTTAAAAACCACTTGAGCAGGCTATTGTTCACAATATTGACCATTTTTTCAGGTCCTTCCAGAAAATCGAGGGCATGGCGTGTCGGCGGGGTATCCAGAACGATCAGGTC includes:
- a CDS encoding TIGR02266 family protein — translated: MSGAEKRLYPRRRLRTRIVFEDEWGEGFVYFYSTDISLGGIFLESEIPLKQGTKVFLSFSLNEGESAIKATAEVVRLEKETAASLVILGMGVRFLDLSDEAKEAINHYLADSSEKR
- a CDS encoding ArsA family ATPase, encoding MTSPLVKLVEEKKILICCGSGGVGKTTTAAAIALEAARRGKKTIVLTIDPARRLASAMGLDTLSDEPQKIPLQGGFLDAMMLDTKRTFDALIEKYSPSRSVREAILANRLYQHLSSMLAGSQEYMAMEKLYEIAQKDYDLIVLDTPPTRHALDFLEGPEKMVNIVNNSLLKWFLKPSLFMAGGGFKLLRRGGEKILSVFDKLAGFSFLHELSEMLVSIAGLLGGFQNRASAVYDLLRDKSVGFLLVTSPETIPIQDALYFFKEIRRFKLPFCGFIVNRVHTSFLGVHGSVPEKEIPDRLREPLLQNLEEMELLAERDHENLSLLEEVPGKNNFCLQVPQFTADIHDLKGLGAMAGYLFSEESAR